GGAATGGTTCAGTAGCAAACAAGAGATTATGCCCTTGAGTGCTGCCCCCGAGCCGAAACGTCGGTTTGTGCCATCGAAACATGAAGCCAAGCGGGTTATGAAGATCGTCAAAGCGATCAGAGAAGGCCGCATTTTACCTTATAAGCCCCCcacggaggaggaggataaggAACAGGATGTAGTCAACTATGACTTGTGGGCCGACGAAACGGAGCGACCAGACCATCCCATGCATATCCCTGCTCCTAAACTTCCACCACCTGGTTACGAGGAAAGTTACCATCCACCCCCTGAATATTTGCCCGATAAAAAGGAACGAAAGGCTTGGGAGGAGGCTGACCCTGAAGACCGTGAGCGGGAGTATCTTCCAAATGACTTTGGCTCACTTCGAAAGGTTCCTGGGTACGAAAGTTTCGTCAAAGAGAAGTTCGAGCGCTGTTTGGACCTTTACTTAGCACCCAGAGTTCGGAGAAGCAAGTTAAATATTGATCCTGAAAGCCTTCTTCCGAAGCTCCCTAGTCCCGAGGAATTGAAGCCATTCCCGACCGCCTGTGCTACGGTGTTTAGAGGACATAAGGGGCGTGTTCGCACCCTGGCCGTTGACCCATCTGGACTCTGGCTTGCTACTGGCGGTGACGATGGAACTGCGCGGGTATGGGAGTTACTTACCGGTCGCCAATTGTGGAGTGTGAAGTTAAGTGAAGAGGACCCAGTGAACGTTGTCCGTTGGAGGCCTGGGAAGGACGCTGTCATTCTTGCGGCTGCGGCAGGCGACGATATCTTCCTTGCAGTGCCCCCTATCGCGGATCCGAAAATTGAGAAGACCAGTCTGGAGATCATTGACGCAGGTTGGGGATACGCAGCGTCGAAGCCTCCCCCGAGTGCCGcagaggaaaacaagaagaacgtTCCTCCACAGTGGATTCGCCCATCATTATCGCTCGCAGAATCCGGGGTGTGCGCTGTCATTCCCCTCCGATATGTGGTTAAGTCTCTCTCATGGCATCGTCGCGGTGATTACTTTGTTACTGTGTGCCCCGGCTCCTCGACCCCAGCTTCTGTGGCCATATCTATTCACACTCTTTCCAAACATCTAACTCAGTTCCCCTTCCGCCGACGTATCAAAGGTGGTGGGCCACCTCAAACCGCTCATTTCCATCCCTCGAAACCTATCCTTTTCGTTGCGAATCAACGAACAATTCGTGCTTACGATCTATCGCGCCAACTCCTCGTCAAGATCATCCAACCCGGAGCTCGCTGGATCTCTTCTTTCGACATTCACCCAACGTCTTCCACCGCCTCCGGAGGGGACAACCTCATCGTTGGATCGTACGACCGCCGTCTACTGTGGCATGATCTTGAGCTTTCTCAGCGTCCGTACAAGACGTTGCGGTACCATCGCAAGGCTATCCGCTCTGTCCGGTTTCACCCAAGCGGACGCTATCCTCTATTCGCCGACGCAAGTGATGATGGGTCCCTCCAGATTTTCCACGGCAGCGTTACGGGTGATATGCTCAGCAATGCTAGTATTGTACCTCTCAAAGTCCTTAAGGGTCACAAGATTACCGGAGAATTGGGTGTCTTGGATGTTGACTGGCACCCTCGGGAAGCTTGGTGTGTCAGTGCAGGCGCAGACGGAACTTGTCGGTTGTGGATGTGATGACAAACCATCCCCGAAGTATATATTGCCAGTCCGCATGCTATCATTTTGCCCAGTCATATCTACATGAGGCGTTCGTTGTGTATAATATTAGTCCTAGATATCCATCGCAAAAGTTCTATCAACTTGGTATATTCCTTGTATTCTACAATACTCTGGCACTGGTGTTTGGGCATACCTACAACATCAACCTTGTTGCTTGCTTCGTACAATGCCACCCTtccctttgtcttttttttctcaggCAAAAGCAGTATATGACCGACAAGCGGTGAGATTGCAGGATATTATAGCATGTCATCATACGCCTATAGCTTTTCCGACAACCCACAATTGAAAGAGGCTAATCTAGTTAAAAGAAATCCTTTATATAACACCTCCGCTCCAATCCCTCCGCAGCTTCTCATACTTTTTAAGGTCTGTAACACTAGGCCGGATGAATGCTTTCGCAGCTACAAAGTCCTCATGTTTGATCGTGTCCCTCCGCTTGATGGCAGCGTATCCAGCACGGCGGAGCAAGCTTCCCAAATCAGCACCGCTGAACCCTTCACAATCTTCGGCCAACCTTCTGAGGTCGTCGTTGAAGTCGACGGGAATATTGCGCACTAGCGTCCGTAAGATCTCAGCCCGCTCTAAGGGGCTAGGCAGGTTCACGAAGAGAAGTGTCTCCAGTCGACCTGGACGAAGCATAGCGGGATCTATAATATCCGGCCTATTCGTGGCTGCTATTATGTAAATTCCTTGGCGATTACTGCCCAAGCCATCCAGTTCAGTGAGTAGCGTATTGACCACACGTGCAGAGGCTTCAGAAACAGTGTCGTCTCGTCGGGGTACTAGGGCGTCAAGCTCATCAAAGAATATAACACAGGGAACGGACGAGCGAGCGCGAACAAATACTTGCCGCACCGCACGTTCGGATTCACCGACGTATTTATTGAGTAACTCAGGGCCTTTAACGCTGATAAAGTTGGCATGCGACTCGTTGGCCACAGCCTTAGCGAGCAATGTTTTACCGCATCCAGGCGGACCCCAGAGAAGAACGCCAGTGGGGGCAGTAATGCCAACACTCGCGTACAGATTGGGATTTTTGATAGGCTCAACAATTGCAGTAGTAAGTTCTTCACGGATACCCCCGAGAGCGCCGACGTCTTCCCAAGTTGTGTCTGGGATGGTGGCGAATCCCTCTCGTTTAGAGGAGGGTTGAATCTTAGGAAGTGCATTGAGAAAGTCTGCATTTGAAACGAGAACCACTTGCACTTCCTCTCCGATTGGCGTTTCTTTGGCATGGGTGATTAAACGCCGCAGCTCCTTGACCTTGGGGCTGAGATCGCCTGCCTCTTC
This Aspergillus flavus chromosome 1, complete sequence DNA region includes the following protein-coding sequences:
- a CDS encoding putative ribosome biogenesis protein Erb1 (ribosome biogenesis protein Erb1), yielding MMDASKSSKKRKAVTRDVEEEAGVFSGDELQVDVLDGALSDNANDLSSDEDVSDSEIELVDDFSDEEDGDEEEELDSDEIPSDGGESFKKASGTGNARDESSSDEEQLNYRIEKDANGNDRYVYDEINPDDNSDYSDVEENANTIGNIPLSFYDQYPHIGYDINGKKIMRPATGEALDALLDSIEIPKGWTGLTDPSTGKPLELSQDELELLRKVQMNEIPEEGYNPYEPTVEWFSSKQEIMPLSAAPEPKRRFVPSKHEAKRVMKIVKAIREGRILPYKPPTEEEDKEQDVVNYDLWADETERPDHPMHIPAPKLPPPGYEESYHPPPEYLPDKKERKAWEEADPEDREREYLPNDFGSLRKVPGYESFVKEKFERCLDLYLAPRVRRSKLNIDPESLLPKLPSPEELKPFPTACATVFRGHKGRVRTLAVDPSGLWLATGGDDGTARVWELLTGRQLWSVKLSEEDPVNVVRWRPGKDAVILAAAAGDDIFLAVPPIADPKIEKTSLEIIDAGWGYAASKPPPSAAEENKKNVPPQWIRPSLSLAESGVCAVIPLRYVVKSLSWHRRGDYFVTVCPGSSTPASVAISIHTLSKHLTQFPFRRRIKGGGPPQTAHFHPSKPILFVANQRTIRAYDLSRQLLVKIIQPGARWISSFDIHPTSSTASGGDNLIVGSYDRRLLWHDLELSQRPYKTLRYHRKAIRSVRFHPSGRYPLFADASDDGSLQIFHGSVTGDMLSNASIVPLKVLKGHKITGELGVLDVDWHPREAWCVSAGADGTCRLWM